A region from the Salminus brasiliensis chromosome 22, fSalBra1.hap2, whole genome shotgun sequence genome encodes:
- the patl2 gene encoding protein PAT1 homolog 2, translated as MSDSERPEEKENSAPDAAWPEDGGQWSDGEAVDLEESGLLQEVVEEDEEIDLYNEETFGLDLSAEDLQADQVDLLFVTDSQPPAPPASPPPSPSVPSPPRPKPQIQPRTPASPADKVRIRRERPGHRQLFDDPAVMRTVEGRPSLKSLDSAIVDCGRSSFWGDVNANTWMMQPYGTPTRRTPTSIYQDQAIVGVIDKSARGRMPFGSPTLRSPLHPVGQRMLPKQIPLSPLVSSPLRPRSPFTMKQCYNQSGVFLSPSPPRFHSPQPFTPKMMQVRFGPNSPRPGPCYSPFSGPVQQFRLPVLATQLHPQHKRLLNQRPLGSRRKSKSWDHYAEIMSAKEKEWVIKLQMMQLQSENPYQDDYYYQEYYRRMEVKLAEEEMLGDRSKREPPKLTTPYVTKTVSYAPVVHIEGSLGQVAVSTCYSPRRAIDAVHVHTPEEQKDTRQQRLEVLNTVEKCYIILLGVEEAERTKATVSDDEEKNRLMKTMQRGVDDINSQLHNSSSLESTDEFLQCLLVSKGKRLLARLLPFLTQDAARHILTVIATHLPALMSRDPDEALPVLYPSLRTVVNTLTFTQLVAILQEFTSPLADSKDSRLTLACQNKFGLSLLYALLSQGERLLTSDVPMEPSIGDFETWTDTVFHVARQLSRTSLVEPLFLPSNLLTLFCRYLDKRTVQQLKNNMESSAGYLAVGS; from the exons ATGAGCGATTCCGAGCGTCCC GAGGAAAAGGAGAATTCCGCTCCTGATGCCGCCTGGCCTGAAGATGGCGGTCAGTGGAGTGATGGAGAAGCGGTAGACCTGGAGGAATCCGGCCTCCTTCAGGAGGTGGTGGAAGAGGATGAGGAGATTGACCTCTACAATGAAGAAACCTTCGGTTTAG ATCTGAGTGCAGAAGATCTACAAGCAGACCAGGTAGACCTTCTGTTTGTGACTGACAGCCAGCCCCCGGCGCCACCAGCCTCACCTCCGCCATCCCCGAGTGTGCCTTCCCCACCAAGGCCTAAACCACAAATCCAGCCCCGGACTCCAGCGAGCCCGGCTGATAAGGTCAGGATCCGAAGAGAAAGACCTGGTCACAGACAGCTGTTTGATGATCCAGCTGTGATGAGGACGGTGGAAGGTCGACCCAGTCTAAAG AGTTTGGACAGTGCGATTGTGGACTGTGGCCGGAGCTCCTTCTGGGGGGATGTTAACGCAAATACG TGGATGATGCAGCCGTATGGCACGCCAACCAGACGCACACCGACATCCATTTATCAG GACCAAGCGATTGTTGGAGTGATTGACAAGTCAGCTCGTGGTAGAATGCCATTCGGTTCCCCTACCTTGCGGTCCCCGCTGCATCCAGTGGGCCAGAGGATGCTTCCTAAG CAGATACCACTCTCTCCTTTGGTATCTAGTCCTTTGCGACCTCGTAGTCCGTTCACCATGAAACAGTGTTACAACCAG TCAGGAGTTTTCCTTTCACCCTCCCCTCCTCGCTTCCACTCTCCGCAACCATTTACACCCAAAATGATGCAAGTGAGGTTTGGGCCCAACTCTCCAAGGCCTGGCCCTTGCTACAGCCCTTTCTCAGGCCCTGTCCAGCAATTCAG GCTGCCTGTGCTGGCAACACAGCTCCACCCACAGCACAAACGACTGCTGAACCAGCGCCCGCTGGGTTCCCGCAG aaaGTCAAAGAGTTGGGACCATTATGCGGAGATAATGTCTGCCAAAGAGAAGGAATGGGTCATCAAGCTGCAAATGATGCAGCTGCAGAGCGAAAACCCATATCAGGACGACTACTATTACCAG GAGTACTATCGAAGAATGGAGGTTAAACTTGCTGAAGAAGAAATGCTGGGCGACCGCTCTAAGAGAGAACCGCCCAAACTCACCACGCCATACGTCACCAAAACTGTATCCTACGCTCCAG TGGTCCACATTGAGGGTTCGCTGGGCCAGGTTGCAGTGTCCACGTGTTACTCCCCACGCCGAGCCATAGACGCCGTCCATGTGCACACCCCTGAA GAACAGAAAGACACCAGGCAGCAGAGGCTGGAGGTGCTGAACACTGTTGAGAAG TGTTACATCATTCTGTTGGGGGTGGAGGAGGCAGAAAGGACGAAAGCAACAGTATCTGATGACGAAGAGAAGAACAGACTGATGAAGACTATGCAGAGAGGGGTGGATGACATCAACAGCCAGCTACACAACTCCAGCTCCCT AGAGTCCACGGACGAGTTTCTGCAGTGTCTCCTAGTCTCCAAAGGGAAAAGGCTACTGGCCAGACTGCTGCCCTTCCTAACGCAGGACGCAGCCAGGCATATCCTGACTGTGATTGCGACACACCTACCAGCGCTGATGAGCAGAGACCCAGATGAG GCGCTTCCTGTTCTGTACCCGTCCCTTCGCACTGTGGTCAACACCCTCACCTTCACCCAGCTGGTTGCTATTCTCCAGGAGTTTACCTCTCCCTTGGCTGACTCTAAAGACTCACGTCTGACCTTGGCCTGCCAAAATAAG TTCGGGCTGTCTTTGCTGTATGCCTTGCTCTCCCAAGGCGAAAGACTCCTCACATCAGACGTCCCCATGGAGCCCAGCATTGGTGATTTCGAGACCTG GACGGACACTGTTTTCCATGTTGCCCGGCAACTGTCCCGGACATCCTTGGTGGAGCCGCTTTTCCTGCCCTCAAATTTGCTCACGCTTTTTTGCCGTTACTTGGACAAGCGGACGGTCCAGCAACTGAAGAACAACATGGA GTCATCTGCAGGCTATCTGGCTGTAGGCTCGTGA
- the LOC140544057 gene encoding transforming growth factor beta-1-induced transcript 1 protein-like isoform X1, with translation MEDLGMSDMPNYPLNPRIVMFDDTTREKENLDALLADLESSASPLARCPVLLTSEPPVNSEAPANSVQETAQTRPPPPAYTPQQTVSGAMKTNGSQNANSNPDRLYSTVCKPRSPRSPEPPAFSSSSVLGGGLSELDHLLQELNATQFNITDEILAQFPTTKKDERDKPPKPASSSGSAKPSATSATLELDKLMASLSDFRVQSTPAPPVHPVVTPAPQPVAPPPSSSGGSLDSMLGLLQSDLSRQGVPTSSKGNCSACQKPVVGQVVTALGRVWHPEHFVCSECECELGNRNFFEKDGRPYCEPDYFSLYSPHCAQCNKPILNKMVTALDKNWHPECFCCVKCSRTFGDEGFHDRDGKQYCQQCFLALFASRCQGCSQPIMENYISALNALWHPQCFVCRECFSPFVNGSFFEHEGQPLCEAHYHQSRGSVCQACREPILGRCVTAMGAKFHPHHLVCNFCLKPLSKGCFKEQENKPYCHPCFLKLFG, from the exons ATGGAGGATCTGG GAATGTCTGACATGCCTAACTACCCCCTCAACCCTCGCATTGTTATGTTTG ATGATACGACACGTGAAAAGGAAAATCTAG ATGCTCTCCTGGCCGATCTCGAGAGCTCCGCCTCTCCTCTGGCCCGCTGCCCCGTCCTCTTGACCTCTGAACCGCCGGTTAACTCCGAAGCCCCAGCCAACAGTGTTCAGGAAACTGCCCAGACCAGGCCTCCTCCACCAGCATACACACCCCAGCAG ACCGTTTCTGGCGCTATGAAGACGAACGGCTCTCAGAATGCGAACTCGAACCCGGACAGACTCTACAG tacggTGTGCAAGCCTCGCTCGCCCCGCTCTCCGGAGCCTCCGGCCTTCTCCTCGTCCTCAGTGCTGGGAGGTGGTCTCAGTGAACTGGATCACTTATTGCAGGAGCTCAACGCCACACAATTCAACATCACAG ATGAAATCCTGGCCCAGTTTCCCACCACTAAAAAGGACGAGCGGGACAAACCTCCAAAGCCTGCTTCCTCCTCCGG TTCAGCGAAGCCCTCTGCCACGTCTGCTACTCTGGAACTGGACAAACTGATGGCATCTCTTTCGGACTTCAGGGTTCAGAGCACA CCAGCGCCGCCGGTCCATCCAGTGGTCACTCCTGCACCGCAACCAGTGGCCCCTCCCCCTTCCTCTTCTGGCGGCTCACTGGACAGCATGCTGGGTCTCCTCCAGTCTGATTTGAGCAGGCAAGGAGTGCCCACTTCCTCCAAAGGAAACTGCTCTGCCTGTCAGAAACCTGTTGTAGGACAG GTTGTGACGGCCCTGGGCCGAGTCTGGCACCCGGAGCACTTTGTGTGttcagagtgtgagtgtgaactgGGGAACCGAAACTTCTTTGAGAAAGACGGCCGGCCGTACTGCGAGCCGGACTACTTCAGCCTGTACTCGCCACACTGTGCGCAGTGCAACAAACCCATTCTTAAC AAAATGGTCACCGCGTTGGATAAGAACTGGCATCCTGAGTGCTTCTGCTGTGTAAAGTGCAGCCGGACATTTGGAGACGAAG GGTTCCATGATCGCGATGGAAAGCAGTACTGCCAGCAGTGCTTTTTGGCCCTTTTTGCCTCCCGCTGTCAAGGCTGTTCTCAGCCCATCATGGAGAACTACATCTCGGCCCTCAATGCTCTGTGGCATCCGCAGTGCTTCGTCTGCAGG GAGTGTTTCAGTCCGTTTGTGAACGGAAGCTTCTTTGAGCACGAGGGCCAGCCGCTGTGCGAGGCACACTACCACCAGTCCCGCGGCAGTGTGTGTCAGGCGTGCAGAGAGCCCATCCTGGGCCGCTGCGTCACTGCCATGGGGGCCAAGTTTCACCCCCACCACCTGGTATGCAACTTCTGCCTGAAGCCGCTCAGCAAGGGCTGCTTCAAAGAACAGGAGAACAAACCCTACTGCCACCCCTGCTTTCTCAAACTCTTCGGCTGA
- the LOC140544057 gene encoding transforming growth factor beta-1-induced transcript 1 protein-like isoform X2, with protein sequence MEDLDALLADLESSASPLARCPVLLTSEPPVNSEAPANSVQETAQTRPPPPAYTPQQTVSGAMKTNGSQNANSNPDRLYSTVCKPRSPRSPEPPAFSSSSVLGGGLSELDHLLQELNATQFNITDEILAQFPTTKKDERDKPPKPASSSGSAKPSATSATLELDKLMASLSDFRVQSTPAPPVHPVVTPAPQPVAPPPSSSGGSLDSMLGLLQSDLSRQGVPTSSKGNCSACQKPVVGQVVTALGRVWHPEHFVCSECECELGNRNFFEKDGRPYCEPDYFSLYSPHCAQCNKPILNKMVTALDKNWHPECFCCVKCSRTFGDEGFHDRDGKQYCQQCFLALFASRCQGCSQPIMENYISALNALWHPQCFVCRECFSPFVNGSFFEHEGQPLCEAHYHQSRGSVCQACREPILGRCVTAMGAKFHPHHLVCNFCLKPLSKGCFKEQENKPYCHPCFLKLFG encoded by the exons ATGGAGGATCTGG ATGCTCTCCTGGCCGATCTCGAGAGCTCCGCCTCTCCTCTGGCCCGCTGCCCCGTCCTCTTGACCTCTGAACCGCCGGTTAACTCCGAAGCCCCAGCCAACAGTGTTCAGGAAACTGCCCAGACCAGGCCTCCTCCACCAGCATACACACCCCAGCAG ACCGTTTCTGGCGCTATGAAGACGAACGGCTCTCAGAATGCGAACTCGAACCCGGACAGACTCTACAG tacggTGTGCAAGCCTCGCTCGCCCCGCTCTCCGGAGCCTCCGGCCTTCTCCTCGTCCTCAGTGCTGGGAGGTGGTCTCAGTGAACTGGATCACTTATTGCAGGAGCTCAACGCCACACAATTCAACATCACAG ATGAAATCCTGGCCCAGTTTCCCACCACTAAAAAGGACGAGCGGGACAAACCTCCAAAGCCTGCTTCCTCCTCCGG TTCAGCGAAGCCCTCTGCCACGTCTGCTACTCTGGAACTGGACAAACTGATGGCATCTCTTTCGGACTTCAGGGTTCAGAGCACA CCAGCGCCGCCGGTCCATCCAGTGGTCACTCCTGCACCGCAACCAGTGGCCCCTCCCCCTTCCTCTTCTGGCGGCTCACTGGACAGCATGCTGGGTCTCCTCCAGTCTGATTTGAGCAGGCAAGGAGTGCCCACTTCCTCCAAAGGAAACTGCTCTGCCTGTCAGAAACCTGTTGTAGGACAG GTTGTGACGGCCCTGGGCCGAGTCTGGCACCCGGAGCACTTTGTGTGttcagagtgtgagtgtgaactgGGGAACCGAAACTTCTTTGAGAAAGACGGCCGGCCGTACTGCGAGCCGGACTACTTCAGCCTGTACTCGCCACACTGTGCGCAGTGCAACAAACCCATTCTTAAC AAAATGGTCACCGCGTTGGATAAGAACTGGCATCCTGAGTGCTTCTGCTGTGTAAAGTGCAGCCGGACATTTGGAGACGAAG GGTTCCATGATCGCGATGGAAAGCAGTACTGCCAGCAGTGCTTTTTGGCCCTTTTTGCCTCCCGCTGTCAAGGCTGTTCTCAGCCCATCATGGAGAACTACATCTCGGCCCTCAATGCTCTGTGGCATCCGCAGTGCTTCGTCTGCAGG GAGTGTTTCAGTCCGTTTGTGAACGGAAGCTTCTTTGAGCACGAGGGCCAGCCGCTGTGCGAGGCACACTACCACCAGTCCCGCGGCAGTGTGTGTCAGGCGTGCAGAGAGCCCATCCTGGGCCGCTGCGTCACTGCCATGGGGGCCAAGTTTCACCCCCACCACCTGGTATGCAACTTCTGCCTGAAGCCGCTCAGCAAGGGCTGCTTCAAAGAACAGGAGAACAAACCCTACTGCCACCCCTGCTTTCTCAAACTCTTCGGCTGA